A genomic region of uncultured Roseibium sp. contains the following coding sequences:
- a CDS encoding substrate-binding domain-containing protein, whose product MATLVAGAAAVSIAYADDEKFIIVQSTTSTQNSGLFDHVLPAFRDKTGIEVRVVAVGTGQAIRNAVNGDGDVLLVHSKPSEEKFVADGFGLSRADVMYNDFVIVGPASDPAGIKGSRDVVAALPKIAEAEVPFASRGDDSGTHKAELRLWKAADIDAAASSGTWYRETGSGMGSTLNTAIGMDAYAMTDRATWIAFGNKGTHDIMVEGDPRMFNQYGVILVNPEAHPHVRAETGQVFIDWLLSREGQAAIADYKVDGQQLFFPNANDGSS is encoded by the coding sequence ATTGCAACGCTTGTTGCAGGCGCAGCGGCTGTCTCGATTGCCTATGCCGACGACGAAAAGTTCATCATCGTTCAATCGACCACCTCGACTCAGAATTCAGGCCTGTTCGATCATGTTCTTCCCGCCTTCCGGGACAAGACAGGGATTGAGGTACGCGTTGTCGCCGTCGGCACGGGTCAGGCGATCCGCAACGCCGTCAATGGCGACGGCGACGTGCTCCTGGTGCATTCGAAACCGTCCGAGGAAAAGTTCGTTGCTGACGGCTTCGGCCTCTCCCGCGCCGACGTCATGTACAATGACTTCGTGATCGTCGGCCCCGCTTCCGATCCTGCAGGGATCAAGGGCAGCCGCGACGTGGTAGCCGCTCTGCCGAAGATCGCGGAAGCCGAGGTCCCCTTCGCCTCGCGCGGTGACGACAGCGGCACGCACAAGGCGGAACTCCGCCTCTGGAAAGCCGCGGACATCGATGCAGCCGCGTCGTCCGGGACCTGGTACCGGGAAACAGGTTCGGGCATGGGCTCCACGTTGAACACGGCCATCGGCATGGACGCCTATGCCATGACGGACCGGGCGACATGGATCGCCTTCGGCAACAAGGGCACGCACGACATCATGGTCGAAGGCGACCCGCGCATGTTCAACCAGTACGGCGTAATCCTTGTGAACCCCGAGGCGCATCCGCATGTGCGGGCAGAAACGGGCCAGGTGTTCATCGACTGGCTGCTGTCCAGGGAAGGCCAGGCCGCGATCGCCGATTACAAGGTCGACGGTCAGCAGCTGTTTTTTCCCAACGCAAATGACGGCTCCAGCTGA